From the genome of Rathayibacter sp. VKM Ac-2759, one region includes:
- a CDS encoding GNAT family N-acetyltransferase: protein MTAPIALDDSTWLRLIAREDGPALASAYRRNRRHLEPWEPVRSVRFFEAGGQTDAIADVLFAHRAGSVLPLVLERGGEIVGRLTLSNVVRGAFDSADLGYWLDASLQGRGLMTRAVGETLRIARDELRLHRVQAGTLLHNRGSQTVLEHNGFERIGIARRYLRIAGEWQDHVLFQVLLEGEQRLDPPHPASDDPGISPARGRLV, encoded by the coding sequence ATGACCGCCCCGATCGCACTCGACGACTCCACCTGGCTCCGGCTGATCGCCCGCGAGGACGGTCCCGCGCTCGCGAGCGCCTACCGTCGCAACCGCCGGCACCTCGAGCCCTGGGAGCCCGTGCGCTCGGTGCGCTTCTTCGAGGCGGGCGGACAGACCGACGCCATCGCCGACGTCCTCTTCGCTCACCGGGCCGGCAGTGTGCTGCCGCTGGTGCTCGAGCGCGGCGGCGAGATCGTCGGACGCCTCACGCTGTCGAACGTGGTCCGCGGCGCCTTCGACAGCGCCGACCTCGGCTACTGGCTCGACGCGTCCCTCCAGGGCCGCGGGCTGATGACGCGGGCCGTCGGGGAGACGCTCCGGATCGCGAGGGACGAGCTGCGGCTGCACCGCGTGCAGGCCGGGACGCTCCTGCACAACCGCGGATCGCAGACGGTGCTCGAGCACAACGGGTTCGAGCGGATCGGTATCGCCCGCCGGTACCTCCGGATCGCCGGCGAGTGGCAGGACCACGTGCTGTTCCAGGTGCTCCTCGAGGGCGAGCAGCGACTCGACCCGCCGCATCCGGCGAGCGACGATCCGGGCATCAGCCCCGCCAGGGGTCGGCTCGTCTAG
- the folP gene encoding dihydropteroate synthase, which yields MTRIIGAREFDFEREVAVMAVVNRTPDSFYDRGSTFALDRAVDAAVRAAELGADWVDIGGVPFGRGPAVSLQEEIDRVVPVVAGIRERSDVVISVDTTRSEVARASIDEGACVVNDTSGLHDPRMLEVVASSAAQLVVTHSMGAPRSEPTRPEYDDVVATVVAFLRDRVERALAAGVPPERIIVDPGHDLNKNTLHTLELTRRLGEVAALGYPVLAAVSNKDFIGETLDRPQGERLEGSLAAAVICILNGARIVRMHDVRQAVDAVRLTEAVLGWRAPAYLRHNIEEAGA from the coding sequence ATGACGCGCATCATCGGCGCACGCGAGTTCGACTTCGAGCGCGAGGTCGCCGTGATGGCGGTGGTGAACCGCACTCCCGACTCGTTCTACGACAGGGGGTCGACGTTCGCGCTCGACCGGGCGGTCGACGCCGCCGTGCGGGCCGCCGAGCTCGGGGCCGACTGGGTCGACATCGGCGGAGTGCCGTTCGGCCGGGGACCGGCGGTGTCGCTGCAGGAGGAGATCGACCGGGTCGTGCCCGTGGTCGCGGGCATCCGCGAGCGGAGCGACGTGGTGATCTCGGTCGACACGACCCGCTCCGAGGTGGCCCGAGCGAGCATCGACGAGGGCGCCTGCGTCGTCAACGACACCAGCGGGCTGCACGATCCGCGGATGCTCGAGGTCGTCGCCTCCTCGGCGGCTCAGCTGGTCGTCACGCACAGCATGGGCGCGCCGCGGAGCGAGCCGACCCGGCCGGAGTACGACGACGTCGTCGCGACGGTGGTCGCCTTCCTCCGGGACCGCGTGGAGCGCGCGCTGGCCGCGGGAGTGCCCCCGGAGCGGATCATCGTGGACCCCGGGCACGACCTGAACAAGAACACCCTGCACACCCTGGAGCTGACCCGCCGGCTCGGCGAGGTGGCGGCGCTGGGGTACCCGGTGCTGGCGGCGGTGTCGAACAAGGACTTCATCGGCGAGACGCTCGACCGGCCGCAGGGGGAGCGGCTCGAGGGCTCCCTCGCGGCCGCGGTGATCTGCATTCTGAACGGGGCGCGGATCGTGCGGATGCACGACGTGCGGCAGGCGGTCGACGCGGTGCGGCTGACGGAGGCCGTGCTCGGCTGGCGCGCGCCGGCCTACCTGCGGCACAACATCGAGGAGGCGGGCGCGTGA
- a CDS encoding pyrimidine reductase family protein: MSAAIDLLHPSAGADLDDDALLALYSREAAERWLRVNFVSSIDGAVTHDGVSGALGGEADLRVFDLLRRLADVVLVAAGTVRAEGYGPMVLGEEAATARAAAGLPPHPVFAIVSGSLELDAGSRIFTEAPVRPVVVTTGRSPVGRRDRLAEVAEVLVCGEDALDAPRMRDALAERGLARIHCEGGPALLGALLADDAVDELDLTLSPTLESGDAGRIARGALPGARDQRLAHVLASGDTLLLRYLRRR; this comes from the coding sequence GTGAGCGCGGCGATCGACCTCCTGCACCCCTCTGCGGGCGCGGACCTCGACGACGACGCGCTGCTCGCGCTGTACTCCCGGGAGGCGGCCGAGCGGTGGCTCCGCGTGAACTTCGTCTCGAGCATCGACGGAGCGGTGACGCACGACGGAGTGTCGGGCGCCCTCGGAGGCGAGGCCGACCTGCGCGTCTTCGATCTGCTGCGCCGGCTGGCCGATGTGGTCCTGGTGGCCGCGGGCACGGTGCGCGCGGAGGGCTACGGCCCGATGGTGCTGGGCGAGGAGGCCGCGACCGCACGCGCGGCGGCGGGGCTGCCTCCGCACCCGGTCTTCGCGATCGTCTCCGGCTCGCTCGAGCTCGACGCGGGGTCGCGGATCTTCACCGAGGCGCCGGTGCGGCCGGTGGTGGTGACCACGGGGCGCTCACCCGTGGGCCGGCGCGACCGGCTCGCGGAGGTCGCCGAGGTGCTCGTCTGCGGCGAGGACGCGCTGGACGCCCCGCGGATGCGCGACGCCCTGGCCGAGCGCGGGCTGGCCCGGATCCACTGCGAGGGCGGACCGGCGCTGCTCGGCGCGCTGCTGGCGGACGACGCGGTGGACGAGCTCGACCTGACGCTGAGCCCGACGCTCGAGTCGGGCGACGCCGGCCGCATCGCGCGCGGGGCGCTGCCGGGTGCCCGGGATCAGCGGCTGGCGCACGTGCTCGCCTCCGGCGACACCCTTCTGCTGCGCTACCTCCGGCGCCGCTGA
- a CDS encoding alpha-hydroxy acid oxidase, translating to MVDRRIPKVRDLAPLMQFKTPELDLKKARLDKALTVYDLQRIARRRTPKAAFDYTEGAAEAEISLGRARQAFEDIQFNPAVLRDVSQVRTGWDVLGAPVSLPFGIAPTGFTRMMQTEGEIAGARNAAKWGIPFSLSTMGTTAIEDVKAANPHGRNWFQLYMWKDRDRSMALVDRAAASGYDTLLVTVDVPVAGARLRDKRNGFSIPPQLTRGTVVNALPRPWWWIDFLTTEPLSFASLDRWSGTVGELLDTMFDPTVGFDDLAWIRDQWPGKVVVKGIQTVDDARRVAELGIDGIVLSNHGGRQLDRAPIPFHLLPEVVREVGSSGMEVHLDTGIMSGADIVAAIAHGARFTLVGRAYLYGLMAGGEAGVNRMIEILSEQITRTMRLLGVTSLEELTPEHVTQLQRLAPRALSPQLTL from the coding sequence ATGGTCGACCGCCGAATCCCGAAGGTGCGCGATCTCGCGCCCCTGATGCAGTTCAAGACGCCCGAGCTCGATCTCAAGAAGGCCCGGCTCGACAAGGCGCTGACCGTCTACGACCTCCAGCGCATCGCCCGGCGCCGCACGCCGAAGGCCGCCTTCGACTACACGGAGGGGGCCGCGGAGGCGGAGATCTCGCTCGGTCGCGCCCGCCAGGCCTTCGAGGACATCCAGTTCAACCCGGCGGTGCTGCGCGACGTGTCCCAGGTGCGCACCGGCTGGGACGTCCTCGGCGCCCCCGTGTCACTCCCCTTCGGCATCGCCCCGACCGGCTTCACCCGGATGATGCAGACGGAGGGCGAGATCGCCGGAGCCCGGAACGCCGCCAAGTGGGGCATCCCGTTCTCCCTCTCCACGATGGGCACGACCGCCATCGAGGATGTGAAGGCGGCGAATCCGCACGGCCGCAACTGGTTCCAGCTCTACATGTGGAAGGACCGCGACCGCTCGATGGCGCTCGTCGACCGTGCCGCCGCCTCCGGCTACGACACCCTGCTGGTCACCGTCGACGTCCCCGTCGCCGGCGCGCGCCTCCGCGACAAGCGCAACGGCTTCTCCATCCCCCCGCAGCTGACCCGCGGCACCGTCGTCAACGCTCTGCCGCGCCCCTGGTGGTGGATCGACTTCCTCACCACCGAGCCGCTCTCGTTCGCCTCCCTCGACCGCTGGTCGGGGACCGTCGGCGAGCTGCTCGACACCATGTTCGACCCGACGGTCGGCTTCGACGACCTGGCCTGGATCCGCGACCAGTGGCCCGGGAAGGTCGTCGTCAAGGGCATCCAGACGGTGGACGACGCCCGCCGCGTCGCCGAGCTGGGCATCGACGGTATCGTGCTCTCGAACCACGGCGGCCGCCAGCTCGACCGCGCCCCGATCCCGTTCCACCTGCTCCCGGAGGTGGTCCGCGAGGTCGGCTCGTCGGGCATGGAGGTCCACCTCGACACCGGCATCATGTCGGGAGCCGACATCGTCGCCGCGATCGCGCACGGCGCCCGGTTCACGCTCGTCGGCCGCGCGTACCTCTACGGCCTGATGGCCGGCGGCGAGGCGGGCGTCAACCGGATGATCGAGATCCTCTCCGAGCAGATCACCCGCACGATGCGCCTCCTGGGCGTCACCTCGCTCGAGGAGCTGACCCCCGAGCACGTCACCCAGCTCCAGCGCCTGGCCCCGCGCGCCCTCTCCCCTCAGCTGACCCTCTGA
- a CDS encoding FCD domain-containing protein has product MSDRAWETVLAHVEGLLLTGVLSPGDRLPGERVLALELGVGRSSVREAVRVLEVMGLVRTRAGSGPTAGAVIVARPTGGMSALLRLQVAASGFAVEDVVRTRLVLETAVVDDLARTVGIALDDSRELLDAMDAGTLDHDAFLALDQQFHLSLAEASGNAVIAAMTAGLRDAVESYVLEAARSLPDWASTRDRLRREHRALVDAIDAADPELARSLVHRHISGYYAETHLTAKKD; this is encoded by the coding sequence ATGAGCGACCGCGCCTGGGAGACCGTGCTGGCGCACGTCGAGGGCCTGCTGCTCACCGGCGTCCTCTCGCCGGGCGACCGCCTCCCCGGAGAGCGCGTGCTCGCCCTCGAGCTCGGAGTCGGCCGCTCCTCCGTCCGCGAGGCCGTCCGCGTCCTCGAGGTGATGGGCCTCGTCCGCACCCGAGCCGGCTCCGGGCCCACCGCGGGCGCCGTCATCGTCGCGCGCCCCACCGGCGGCATGAGCGCGCTGCTGCGCCTCCAGGTCGCCGCGAGCGGCTTCGCCGTCGAGGACGTGGTGCGCACCCGCCTCGTGCTCGAGACGGCCGTCGTCGACGATCTCGCCCGCACCGTGGGCATCGCGCTCGACGACAGCCGCGAGCTCCTCGACGCGATGGACGCCGGGACGCTCGACCACGACGCCTTCCTCGCCCTCGACCAGCAGTTCCACCTCTCGCTCGCAGAGGCGTCGGGCAACGCCGTGATCGCCGCGATGACCGCGGGTCTCCGCGACGCCGTCGAGAGCTACGTGCTCGAGGCGGCCCGCTCGCTGCCCGACTGGGCGAGCACCCGCGACCGCCTCCGCCGCGAGCACCGCGCCCTGGTCGACGCCATCGACGCCGCCGACCCCGAGCTCGCCCGCTCCCTCGTCCACCGCCACATCTCCGGCTACTACGCCGAGACCCACCTCACCGCGAAGAAGGACTGA
- a CDS encoding aminoglycoside 3'-phosphotransferase, with the protein MTGPDLSRQWSLGDLALPPIALARNGGAAPRLVWRNQLDGLTFRVRDGYLKWSPDSAGVDLGREAERLRWLEGRIPAPVLLEHGRGDGGEWLLTRALPGESAVSPRWIAEPGTAVRAIAAGLRAVHALPVAEVPASLRGGSWFDRRVERLGAPPLPADPVVVHGDACAPNTLLDDDGHWSGIVDVGDLGVGDRWADLAIAAMSLRWNYGDGLEPLLLEEYGIAPDDERAARYRALWDAES; encoded by the coding sequence ATGACCGGTCCGGATCTCTCGCGGCAGTGGTCCCTCGGCGACCTCGCTCTCCCTCCGATCGCGCTCGCGAGGAACGGCGGTGCCGCTCCGCGGCTCGTCTGGCGGAACCAGCTCGACGGGCTCACCTTCCGCGTGCGGGACGGCTACCTGAAGTGGAGCCCCGACTCGGCCGGCGTCGATCTCGGCCGGGAGGCGGAGCGGCTGCGCTGGCTCGAGGGCAGGATCCCGGCTCCGGTGCTGCTCGAGCACGGGCGCGGGGACGGCGGGGAGTGGCTGCTGACGCGGGCGCTGCCGGGGGAGAGCGCGGTCTCGCCGCGGTGGATCGCGGAGCCCGGGACAGCGGTGCGGGCGATCGCGGCGGGACTGCGCGCGGTGCACGCGCTGCCGGTGGCCGAGGTGCCGGCCTCGCTGCGCGGGGGCTCGTGGTTCGATCGCCGCGTCGAGCGGCTGGGCGCGCCTCCGCTGCCCGCCGACCCCGTGGTGGTGCACGGCGACGCCTGCGCGCCCAACACGCTGCTGGACGACGACGGGCACTGGAGCGGGATCGTGGACGTCGGAGACCTGGGGGTCGGCGACCGGTGGGCCGACCTCGCGATCGCGGCGATGAGCCTCCGCTGGAACTACGGCGACGGGCTCGAGCCCCTGCTGCTGGAGGAGTACGGCATCGCGCCGGACGACGAGCGCGCGGCCCGCTACCGCGCCCTGTGGGACGCGGAGTCGTGA
- a CDS encoding YihY/virulence factor BrkB family protein: MAEKSTTREKTAPEPDDARKPDEVSDITKRSWLYVLKKTGREFGADQCTDLAAALTYYAVLALFPALLAIVSVLGVFGQAQATTDTVLELVGNLASAQVVDLLRDPIESLTSSPAAGLALITGIVGAIWSASGYVGAFGRAMNRIYEIDEGRPFWKLRPTMLGVTVVTVVLIVVAALLLVLSGPVASAVGDVVGLGPAALTVWNIVKWPVLLLIAVVIIAVLYYFAPNIRQPKFRWISTGAFLALAIWLIASVGFAFYVANFSNYDKTYGSLGAVIVFLLWIWITNIALLFGAEFDAELERGRQLQAGIEAEETLQLPPRDTAASEKKQAVHEQDVRDGKWIRLSNENRSSDAPAQDDEAAKS; this comes from the coding sequence ATGGCCGAGAAGAGCACGACCCGTGAGAAGACCGCGCCCGAGCCCGATGACGCGCGCAAGCCCGACGAGGTCAGCGACATCACCAAGCGCTCCTGGCTGTACGTCCTGAAGAAGACGGGTCGCGAGTTCGGCGCCGACCAGTGCACCGACCTCGCCGCCGCACTCACGTACTACGCCGTGCTCGCCCTCTTCCCGGCGCTGCTCGCGATCGTCTCCGTCCTCGGCGTCTTCGGCCAGGCGCAGGCCACCACCGACACCGTCCTCGAGCTCGTGGGCAACCTCGCCTCGGCCCAGGTGGTCGACCTGCTGCGCGACCCGATCGAGTCGCTGACCAGCTCCCCCGCCGCCGGCCTCGCCCTCATCACCGGAATCGTCGGCGCGATCTGGTCCGCATCCGGCTACGTCGGCGCGTTCGGCCGGGCGATGAACCGCATCTACGAGATCGACGAGGGCCGCCCCTTCTGGAAGCTCCGTCCCACCATGCTCGGCGTCACCGTCGTCACCGTGGTCCTCATCGTCGTCGCGGCACTCCTGCTCGTGCTGAGCGGCCCGGTCGCCTCGGCCGTCGGCGATGTCGTGGGCCTCGGCCCGGCGGCGCTCACGGTGTGGAACATCGTCAAGTGGCCGGTCCTCCTGCTGATCGCCGTCGTGATCATCGCGGTCCTGTACTACTTCGCGCCGAACATCCGGCAGCCGAAGTTCCGCTGGATCAGCACCGGGGCGTTCCTCGCCCTCGCGATCTGGCTGATCGCCTCGGTCGGCTTCGCCTTCTACGTCGCGAACTTCTCGAACTACGACAAGACGTACGGCTCGCTGGGTGCGGTCATCGTCTTCCTCCTCTGGATCTGGATCACGAACATCGCCCTGCTCTTCGGCGCCGAGTTCGACGCCGAGCTCGAGCGCGGCCGTCAGCTCCAGGCCGGCATCGAGGCCGAGGAGACCCTGCAGCTCCCGCCCCGCGACACCGCGGCGAGCGAGAAGAAGCAGGCCGTGCACGAGCAGGACGTCCGCGACGGCAAGTGGATCCGGCTCTCGAACGAGAACCGCTCCTCCGACGCCCCGGCCCAGGACGACGAGGCCGCGAAGAGCTGA
- a CDS encoding MFS transporter has product MTARRSAPWLFVVAVALVAFVLRGPIVALAPVIDAIRDDLSLSSGQAGVLTSIPVLCFALATPLALVVIRRAGPDAAVVVTVLGVALGTILRSAGDVVAVVAGTVVIGVFITIGNVVVPVVIRRDVSPERVDLTTGVYTAALNIGSTITSLGTAPLALAIGWRGALLVWLVLNALALLGWLLAVGPARALKPAPRRTADRGPAAPAPRIWRSATVLALAVCFSSQAFSYYGVTAWLPTLLVDRNGFTIETAGASSSVFQLAAVVGAIGVPLLVKRLRPLGSIALVGVLWCTVPAGLLLAPQLWALWCILGGIAQGGGFTVVFVLVVRLSQSDAHASRLSATVQGIGYAVAATAPTVLGFAHDASGGWDAPLAVVLGATISFLLFGVFAAARHSRTA; this is encoded by the coding sequence ATGACCGCGCGCCGGAGCGCCCCCTGGCTCTTCGTCGTCGCGGTCGCCCTGGTCGCCTTCGTCCTGCGCGGACCGATCGTCGCTCTGGCGCCGGTGATCGACGCGATCCGCGACGACCTCTCCCTCTCCTCCGGCCAGGCGGGCGTGCTCACCAGCATCCCCGTGCTCTGCTTCGCCCTGGCGACACCGCTCGCCCTCGTCGTGATCCGCCGGGCGGGGCCCGACGCCGCGGTCGTCGTCACGGTCCTCGGAGTCGCGCTGGGCACGATCCTCCGCTCGGCCGGAGACGTGGTCGCAGTGGTCGCCGGTACCGTCGTGATCGGCGTGTTCATCACCATCGGCAACGTCGTGGTGCCCGTCGTCATCCGCCGAGACGTCTCGCCGGAGCGCGTGGACCTCACGACCGGCGTCTACACGGCCGCGCTCAACATCGGCTCGACGATCACCTCGCTCGGCACCGCGCCCCTCGCGCTCGCGATCGGCTGGCGCGGCGCCCTGCTCGTCTGGCTCGTGCTGAACGCCCTCGCGCTGCTCGGCTGGCTGCTCGCCGTCGGTCCGGCCCGGGCGCTGAAGCCCGCCCCGCGCCGCACCGCCGATCGCGGTCCCGCCGCCCCCGCTCCGCGCATCTGGCGCAGCGCCACCGTCCTGGCCCTGGCCGTGTGCTTCTCGAGCCAGGCGTTCTCGTACTACGGAGTCACCGCGTGGCTGCCCACGCTCCTCGTCGACCGCAACGGCTTCACGATCGAGACGGCCGGCGCCAGCTCGTCGGTCTTCCAGCTCGCCGCGGTCGTCGGAGCGATCGGCGTCCCCCTGCTCGTGAAGCGCCTCCGGCCTCTGGGCAGCATCGCTCTGGTCGGCGTGCTCTGGTGCACCGTCCCCGCCGGGCTGCTGCTCGCACCACAGCTCTGGGCGCTCTGGTGCATCCTCGGCGGCATCGCGCAGGGCGGCGGATTCACCGTCGTCTTCGTCCTCGTCGTCCGGCTCTCGCAGTCGGATGCGCACGCCTCCCGCCTGTCCGCGACCGTGCAGGGCATCGGCTACGCCGTCGCCGCGACCGCCCCCACCGTGCTCGGCTTCGCCCACGACGCGAGCGGCGGCTGGGACGCGCCGCTCGCCGTGGTGCTCGGCGCCACGATCTCGTTCCTCCTCTTCGGCGTCTTCGCCGCGGCGCGCCACTCCCGCACCGCCTGA
- a CDS encoding DUF4190 domain-containing protein has product MPDDSAPVPAPGWYPHPADIGSELYWDGTSWTDRSRPAAAPAPSVPLYGTPSAPDQPAQQPELYAYPSAPSSSAGRNPMAIASLVLGIISILINPLLVPSILAIVFGVRGRAAAESLGGGRGLATAGLITGIVGIVTGVLSFLSNLSDLAGLAG; this is encoded by the coding sequence ATGCCCGACGACTCCGCTCCCGTTCCCGCGCCCGGCTGGTACCCGCACCCCGCCGACATCGGATCCGAGCTCTACTGGGACGGCACGTCGTGGACGGACCGCTCCCGCCCCGCCGCCGCGCCGGCGCCCTCCGTCCCGCTCTACGGCACGCCGAGCGCTCCCGATCAGCCGGCCCAGCAGCCCGAGCTCTACGCCTACCCGTCGGCCCCGTCCTCGTCCGCCGGCCGCAATCCGATGGCGATCGCGAGCCTCGTGCTCGGCATCATCAGCATCCTGATCAACCCGCTCCTGGTCCCCTCGATCCTCGCGATCGTGTTCGGCGTTCGTGGACGCGCGGCCGCCGAGAGCCTGGGCGGCGGACGCGGTCTGGCGACCGCGGGCCTCATCACCGGCATCGTCGGCATCGTCACCGGCGTCCTCTCCTTCCTCTCCAACCTGTCCGATCTCGCCGGGCTCGCGGGGTGA
- a CDS encoding GNAT family N-acetyltransferase has protein sequence MDWSIEDVAWTHPAAEELRAAQRRELDERYGSDDHEPGQAPSAEDVPVFVVARDSGGEAVACGGLRPLDDSVLGPGSIEVKRMFVAPGARGSGVSTAVLRALEERARARGAARLVLETGTLQPDAIRFYSREGYAPIPLFGAYEGSDLSVCFGREL, from the coding sequence ATGGACTGGAGCATCGAGGACGTGGCGTGGACGCATCCGGCGGCGGAGGAGCTGCGGGCCGCCCAGCGCCGCGAGCTCGACGAGCGCTACGGGAGCGACGACCACGAACCGGGGCAGGCGCCGTCGGCCGAGGACGTCCCGGTGTTCGTCGTGGCGCGCGACTCGGGCGGTGAGGCGGTGGCGTGCGGCGGACTGCGCCCGCTCGACGACTCCGTGCTCGGGCCGGGGTCGATCGAGGTGAAGCGGATGTTCGTGGCGCCGGGAGCGCGAGGCTCGGGGGTGTCGACCGCGGTCCTGCGGGCGCTGGAGGAGCGGGCACGGGCCAGGGGCGCGGCGCGGCTGGTGCTCGAGACGGGCACGCTGCAGCCGGACGCGATCCGCTTCTACTCGCGCGAGGGCTATGCGCCGATCCCGCTGTTCGGGGCCTACGAGGGGTCCGATCTGTCGGTCTGCTTCGGGCGCGAGCTGTAG